The Vibrio tritonius genomic sequence TTCCGAGCAAAGGCGATTGGCAGCAGGTTGATCAAGCTTTACATCGGCTAGGGATTGCTCAATTAGCCGAGCGCCGTTTTACAGAACTTTCAGGGGGAGAAAAGCAGATGGTGTTGATTGCCAGAGCCATCGCGCAAGCTCCAGCCCTGCTGGCGATGGATGAGCCCACAGCCAGCTTGGATTTTGGTAATCAAGTCGCGGTGCTGCGTCAAGTTCGTCAGCTGGCAACGGATGGATTTGGCATCATTATGATTACCCACTCCCCTGAACAAGCCTTTTTATGTGCCTCTAAGGTACTGTTATTTAGACGAAATAAACCCTGTTTGTTCGGCTCGGTTGAGGAGGTCGTAACCGAGGCTAACCTGCGTGATGCTTATGGCGTGGATGTTCAAATTCATCAAATCGGTGAGAGGGATGGCCAACCGGTGCACTCCTGCACGCCTGTGGTATGACATTTTCTCGTTTTCAGTAAGGAATACTTATCATGGCTTTTACAACAAAACTGCTCGCGACGTTGGCGAGTTTATCCATGCTTTCAACAGCGTATGCAGCTGATGTTCAAACGGTAACAGATGCCAGTGGTACGCAAGTGGTGGTTCCATCGCAAATCCATGCGATTGGCGATGCATGGCCTGCTCATCTTGAAGTGCTGGCCATGTTAGGGGCGGGGGACAAGGTCGTCTCTTACGTGAATGTGGATTCTCCGCAAAAACGCCCTTGGTTGGCGGTGGTAAATCCTCAAATGCATCACGCTTCACCTGCGTTTACGAAAACCGATGTAAACGTTGAGGAGATGCTGAAAGATAAACCGGATGTGGTTTTCTCTATCGTCACTCCGCGTATGCGCACTAAGCTTGAGGAGCTGAATGTGCCCAACGTGCAACTGACCTTCACGAATTTTGCTGAGTTGGAAAAAACCTTTGATCTGACGGCGCAAATTCTCGGTCCTCAAGCGCAGCAGCGTGCGGCGGATTTCAATGCCTATTTGGAAGAAAAGCTGCAAATGATACGCTCTTATAGCGATACGCTTTCTATACAACAAAAACCGCGGGTG encodes the following:
- a CDS encoding ABC transporter ATP-binding protein, with amino-acid sequence MNPMMTLEVNHLCCGYADKVIASDISFSVQSGEVLCILGPNGVGKSTLFKSMLNLIPSLGGEICINAESIHSWSRKRLATVLGYVPQASSTPFPFSVREMVAMGRTAHLGAFSFPSKGDWQQVDQALHRLGIAQLAERRFTELSGGEKQMVLIARAIAQAPALLAMDEPTASLDFGNQVAVLRQVRQLATDGFGIIMITHSPEQAFLCASKVLLFRRNKPCLFGSVEEVVTEANLRDAYGVDVQIHQIGERDGQPVHSCTPVV
- a CDS encoding ABC transporter substrate-binding protein, whose product is MAFTTKLLATLASLSMLSTAYAADVQTVTDASGTQVVVPSQIHAIGDAWPAHLEVLAMLGAGDKVVSYVNVDSPQKRPWLAVVNPQMHHASPAFTKTDVNVEEMLKDKPDVVFSIVTPRMRTKLEELNVPNVQLTFTNFAELEKTFDLTAQILGPQAQQRAADFNAYLEEKLQMIRSYSDTLSIQQKPRVLHVVQLNPLTIDGGHSLIDAWIQAAGGVNVAQDVHGSLKVTSKEQMLAWNPDVIIFGGSAMPDPATRASDLKALENDPMWSSVNAVKHHQLYINPNGAFLWDRYGAETALQIQWAAKTLHPEHFKQLDIAKETKAFYHRFLNYDLSDTQVNEILQDLPPKTL